Genomic DNA from Planctomycetota bacterium:
CTGGAAAAGGACCTGAAGATTTGCCGGGACGAAGGCGTGGACCTCGTCTTCGCCCCGCAGCCGGCGGAGATGTACCCGGCGGGGTTCGCGACGACGGTCCACGTCGCCGGGATGACCGAAAAGATGTGCGGGGCGTCCAGGCCGGGACATTTTGACGGCGTGTGCACGGTGGTGGCGAAACTCTTCGGCATCGTCCGCCCCGACGCCGCCTACTTCGGCGAGAAGGACGCCCAGCAACTGGCGGTCGTCCGGCAGATGGCACGGGACCTGAACCTGGCCGTCGAAATCCGGGCGTGCCCGCTCGTGCGGGACGCCGACGGCCTGGCGACGAGCAGCCGAAATCAGTACCTCTCGGCCCCCGAGCGCGCCAGCGCGCTGGTGCTGGGCCGGGCGCTCGCCCAGACGCGCGAACGGATCGAGGCGGGCGAGCGCGATGCGGCGAGCGTGGCCGACGGCGTCCGCCGGCTCGTCGGCGAGGAGCCCGGCGTCGCGCTCGAGTACGTGGCCGTCGTCGACCCGGACACGCTGGCGGACCTGGAGCGGATCGAGGACCGGGCGCTCGTGGCCCTGGCGGCGCGGGTCGGCCGGACGCGCCTCATCGACAACGTGCTCCTGCGGAACCTCGGGGGCTGAGAACGGAGGACGGATAGACTGATGCAGATCAAAGTGCTGCGCGCAAAAATCCATCTGGCGACCGTAACCGAGACGCGCCTCGACTACGAGGGGAGCATCACCCTCGACAAGGACCTGATGGAGGCCGTGGGCCTCGTGCCGGGCGAAGCGGTCCTCGTGTCGAACCTGGCGAACGGCTCGCGCCAGGTGACGTACGCCATTCCGGGCGATCGCGGCGGCGGGGCCGTTTGCCTCAACGGGGCCTCGGCCCGTCTGGCGGCGGTCGGCGACCACCTGATCATCATGGGCTTTGCGTACCTCGGGCCCGAGGAACTGGCCGGCCACGTCGCGCGAACCATCGTGCTGGGCGAGAACAATTCCATCGTCCGCGGCCCGTAGCCGGCCGCTCTCAGGAGAACGTGGTGCGCCCCATCCTTTTTCGCCTGGCGCTGCCCGGCACGGAACACGCCCTGACGATCTACGGGTACGGGGCGATGATGTGCCTCGGGTTTCTGTCGGCCATCCTGGTGGCCGCCTGGCGGGCGCGGAGCCGGAGGCAATCCCCCGACGTCATTTACAACGCGGGGCTCATCGCGTTCGTGTGCAGCGTGTTCGGCGCGAGGCTCTTCTATGTTCTCCAGTACCGCGAGCACTTCCGGTCGGCCCTGGACCTCGTCGCCATCTGGGAGGGCGGCCTGACGTACTACGGGGGTCTCGTGCTGGGCGCCGCGGGCGTCGTCGCGTATCTCCGGCTGTCGCGCCGGCCGGTGCTTTACTGGCTCGACATCGTCGCCCCGAGCCTGGCGTTGGGCTTGGCGTTCGGCCGGATGGGCTGTTTTCTGAACGGGTGCTGCTATGGCGATGAATCTCACCTGCCCTGGGCGTTCGCCTGGCCCGTCGGGTCCATCCCCTGGGAGCACTCTGCGAACGCGTTCCTCGCATCCGCGGGCCTGAAGGGGGCGATTCTTTCCGCCGAGGGCTTCGGCCCGGCCCTCGGAGCGGTCACGGGTTCCCTGGCGGGGGCGCGCCAGGCGTGGACGATCCACCCGTCGCAACTGTACTCGCTGGTGAACGCGGCCGGGCTGTTCGCCGTCCTCCACCTCGCCTTCCGGTGGAAGCGTCGGCACGGCCAGATCTTTTTTTTCTTCATCCTCCTCTATGCCGTCAGCCGATTTCTCCTGGAGTACACGCGGGCGGACGAGGCGGAGACGTATCTTCTGGGGCTGCCGACGCTCCTGAGATGGCTGGGCCACGGCGCGGCGG
This window encodes:
- a CDS encoding aspartate 1-decarboxylase; the protein is MQIKVLRAKIHLATVTETRLDYEGSITLDKDLMEAVGLVPGEAVLVSNLANGSRQVTYAIPGDRGGGAVCLNGASARLAAVGDHLIIMGFAYLGPEELAGHVARTIVLGENNSIVRGP
- the lgt gene encoding prolipoprotein diacylglyceryl transferase — encoded protein: MRPILFRLALPGTEHALTIYGYGAMMCLGFLSAILVAAWRARSRRQSPDVIYNAGLIAFVCSVFGARLFYVLQYREHFRSALDLVAIWEGGLTYYGGLVLGAAGVVAYLRLSRRPVLYWLDIVAPSLALGLAFGRMGCFLNGCCYGDESHLPWAFAWPVGSIPWEHSANAFLASAGLKGAILSAEGFGPALGAVTGSLAGARQAWTIHPSQLYSLVNAAGLFAVLHLAFRWKRRHGQIFFFFILLYAVSRFLLEYTRADEAETYLLGLPTLLRWLGHGAAAGNLGGLTISQNVGAAMAAAAVAALVWLNRSTHPHRRTDYEPPPDEPSPAAGSNQRKGKRR
- the panC gene encoding pantoate--beta-alanine ligase — encoded protein: MAAVAATIGQVREAVREARRRGERVGLVPTMGALHHGHVGLLRAARAENGFVVVSLFVNPTQFSPGEDYESYPRPLEKDLKICRDEGVDLVFAPQPAEMYPAGFATTVHVAGMTEKMCGASRPGHFDGVCTVVAKLFGIVRPDAAYFGEKDAQQLAVVRQMARDLNLAVEIRACPLVRDADGLATSSRNQYLSAPERASALVLGRALAQTRERIEAGERDAASVADGVRRLVGEEPGVALEYVAVVDPDTLADLERIEDRALVALAARVGRTRLIDNVLLRNLGG